The Halostella limicola genome includes the window CAGCAGTCTCGTATGCATTTGCTGCAGTCATCTATTATTTTACACTCCGGCGTTATGTCAAAATATCATTTTCATGGACAAGACTGAAAATACAGTCCTCAGCGGCGATCTTAATGGCAATTGGGTTAGCAAGTACGATAAAATGGATGGGGAAGTCATCAGATATTTTAGTTATAGTATATCTCCTGGGAGGCGGGGCGATCTACATCGTATTGCTCCTATCTTCGCACAAAATTAGATATGATATTATAAAGCTATTGAGGGAAACAAGATATTAACTGGTAGCTTCCTGAATCATTTGTTCTAGGTCTCGAACATTAACTCTTAGATCTGGGCCAACTGAATGACAGTGTAAACAACCATACCAAAATCCATGCTGTTTAGACAGTGAATAATAAACCCGCGTATTCGAATTTCCTCTGAGTAATTCAATTACGGAGACTTCGTCAGAATAGATCAGATCCGTCAAACCTGCCCCATGAGGTGCAACTATCGTATCTGCTTGTGAGAAAAGAGCAACAGTTTCGGCAACGCTCATTTCGGATAGAGTATATCGCTCGAATCCATATTTTTCCAAACATTCCATGACAGCCTCTTCATTCACAACCTGTCGTGCAGAGGCGTCATTACGCGTAATATATACGTTAGAGGTGAATCGGTTTTTACTGACCCGTTTTAATGCTTCAGACCTCATACGTTCACGAAGCCATCCTGTGGAGAGCGCCGACCAGGATCTATGATCTGCTTCCCGTCTGGATGTAGGGAGGATGAGCTTATCGACAGTTGCATATTCTGAGTCCCAAAAAATGAGATCCTCTTCAGAGTATCCTAGCAAGTCGAGTGATTCTAACTGAAAACTTGTTGGATTTGGTCCAATAATTAGCGGTGGGCTGTTTCCGGTTTCTTTCCTATATCGCTCAACTCCTTCAAGCCGAGTGAGAGTTTCTGCAGTCCAATGAAAATACCCCTTATTCCAAGCATTATATAGTAGAACAGCGGAATCAAAGTGATCCGTTTCGGGATTAGAGATCAAGCCCGGATCACGTGAAATATCTTTTATTGTATTGTATATATTTGCTACAAGAACTTGAGGGCTTCCAAGTGGTTCAATTGGGAACTTACCATTTATGACAACTAAAGGATAAGTACCTAGCAATTTTGCCTCAGTCGTCCCCACGTAGGGTTTCGTGATGGTAAAATTCCCCTGCTGATTCATTATCTTTGAGTCGATATAATCGTATGAATCGGGGAGAGGTTTTTCAATCTTTTTAGCCGAATCGTACTCAAACACTTTCCCTTTATCTTGACATATTCGGTATAGTTCTTGATCGTCTATGATCAGGGGGTTATAATCGTTTGTGAGGAAGTTTGCTACGGGTGAAAGCGATATTTGTAAACCTCTTTCATATATCCACTCTGTGGCCGCAGAAATACCATTTTGACGATACTCACTTATTATCTCCTCTCGGAAGGACATACAACCTTACTAGAGACGCTGCTATTCAATAATTCGATCCGTTGGTAAACATATAAGGATTAAAATATAAGCTCAAATACAGAGGAATAATTCTAAAGATACCCTAAGTTT containing:
- a CDS encoding glycosyltransferase family 61 protein; this encodes MSFREEIISEYRQNGISAATEWIYERGLQISLSPVANFLTNDYNPLIIDDQELYRICQDKGKVFEYDSAKKIEKPLPDSYDYIDSKIMNQQGNFTITKPYVGTTEAKLLGTYPLVVINGKFPIEPLGSPQVLVANIYNTIKDISRDPGLISNPETDHFDSAVLLYNAWNKGYFHWTAETLTRLEGVERYRKETGNSPPLIIGPNPTSFQLESLDLLGYSEEDLIFWDSEYATVDKLILPTSRREADHRSWSALSTGWLRERMRSEALKRVSKNRFTSNVYITRNDASARQVVNEEAVMECLEKYGFERYTLSEMSVAETVALFSQADTIVAPHGAGLTDLIYSDEVSVIELLRGNSNTRVYYSLSKQHGFWYGCLHCHSVGPDLRVNVRDLEQMIQEATS